In Novipirellula caenicola, one genomic interval encodes:
- a CDS encoding response regulator, with protein sequence MSSAVNQPHSVRILLVEDNDINQMLALEVLGRQGWECDTALNGVEAITRLKAQPYDLILMDCQMPIMDGFTASREIRLMESRGELEGESIIVAVTANALKGDRQRCLDAGMDDYLAKPFSPPQLREIVAKWLAKANLSDADSQSDAPQDEIPSGSPPICKQEFLNRCMGDVTFAELLLQSFEQDSVARLEQIVSQVQTGDTAAIGETAHSLKGIAGILAAHELQAIAFEIESAGKAGELDQIHTLVDDLRTEVNRCLAYVPILKQQSQTEVAAS encoded by the coding sequence ATGTCATCGGCAGTAAACCAACCTCATTCTGTGCGAATTTTGCTGGTCGAGGACAATGACATCAACCAAATGCTCGCGCTTGAGGTGTTAGGGCGACAGGGATGGGAATGCGATACCGCGTTGAACGGCGTGGAAGCAATCACGAGACTCAAAGCACAGCCGTACGATTTGATCTTGATGGATTGCCAGATGCCGATCATGGACGGATTCACGGCGTCCCGAGAAATCCGGCTGATGGAATCCAGAGGCGAGCTCGAGGGAGAGTCAATCATCGTCGCGGTCACGGCCAATGCACTCAAGGGAGATCGCCAGCGTTGTCTTGACGCCGGAATGGACGACTATCTGGCAAAACCCTTCAGTCCCCCGCAACTGCGCGAGATTGTGGCGAAATGGTTGGCAAAAGCGAATTTGTCCGACGCTGATTCGCAATCCGATGCTCCGCAGGACGAAATTCCATCGGGATCACCGCCGATCTGCAAACAAGAGTTCCTGAATCGTTGCATGGGCGATGTCACCTTCGCCGAACTGTTGCTTCAGTCCTTTGAACAAGACAGCGTCGCAAGGCTGGAGCAAATCGTGTCCCAGGTGCAGACCGGCGACACCGCTGCGATCGGTGAAACCGCCCACTCACTAAAAGGGATCGCTGGGATCCTTGCCGCACACGAATTACAAGCGATTGCGTTTGAAATCGAATCCGCAGGAAAAGCGGGGGAATTGGATCAGATCCACACACTTGTCGATGATTTGCGGACCGAGGTGAACCGCTGTCTCGCATACGTCCCGATTTTGAAGCAGCAGAGCCAAACCGAGGTTGCGGCGTCGTAG